Proteins from a genomic interval of Neoarius graeffei isolate fNeoGra1 chromosome 24, fNeoGra1.pri, whole genome shotgun sequence:
- the fbp1a gene encoding fructose-1,6-bisphosphatase 1a — translation MSDRGPFDTNAITLTRFLLEEGRKVKATGELTTLLNALCTAVKAISSAVRKAGIAHLYGIAGSTNVTGDQVKKLDVLSNDLVINMIKSSFTSCVLVSEENDNAFIVEPENRGKYVVCFDPLDGSSNIDCLVSIGTIFSVYKKCTDDEPSEKDALQPGRNIVAAGYALYGSATMIVLSTGQGVNCFMLDPAIGEFILVDRDVKIKKKGNIYSLNEGYAKYFDPAVTEYLQKKKFPEDGSAPYSARYVGSMVADVHRTLVYGGIFLYPGNVKSPKGKLRLLYESNPMAFIMEQAGGMATTGDMNILDIQPESIHQRSPVILGSSDDVQEYISIYQKHHK, via the exons ATGTCTGATCGAGGCCCTTTCGATACCAATGCGATCACTCTGACCAGATTTCTGTTAGAGGAAGGGAGGAAAGTGAAAGCCACAGGGGAGCTGACCACCCTCCTGAACGCCCTGTGTACAGCTGTGAAAGCCATCTCCAGTGCAGTGAGGAAAGCAGGCATCGCTCACCT GTATGGCATTGCTGGCAGTACAAACGTGACAGGGGACCAGGTGAAGAAGCTGGATGTCCTATCCAATGACCTGGTCATTAACATGATCAAATCCTCTTTCACTTCCTGTGTGCTGGTCTCTGAGGAGAACGACAACGCCTTCATAGTGGAGCCGGAAAACAGG GGTAAATATGTGGTCTGCTTCGATCCTTTGGATGGATCCTCCAACATTGACTGCCTGGTTTCCATCGGGACCATCTTCTCTGTTTATAAAAAG TGCACAGATGATGAGCCAAGTGAGAAGGATGCCTTACAGCCTGGCAGAAACATAGTGGCTGCTGGGTATGCTCTGTACGGCAGTGCCACCATGATAGTGCTCTCAACCGGCCAAGGTGTCAACTGCTTCATGCTGGATCcc GCAATTGGGGAGTTCATTCTAGTAGACCGggatgtgaaaataaaaaaaaaggggaaCATTTACAGTCTCAACGAGGGCTATGCTAAGTATTTTGACCCTGCGGTTACTGAGTACCTGCAGAAGAAGAAGTTCCCAGAG GATGGCAGTGCACCCTATAGTGCACGCTATGTGGGCTCCATGGTAGCAGATGTGCATCGGACCCTTGTTTATGGAGGCATTTTCCTCTACCCAGGAAATGTGAAGAGTCCTAAAGGAAAG CTCCGACTCTTGTATGAGAGCAACCCCATGGCCTTCATCATGGAGCAGGCTGGTGGAATGGCCACCACAGGGGATATGAACATCCTGGACATCCAGCCTGAGAGCATCCATCAGAGGTCCCCGGTGATCCTGGGATCCTCAGATGATGTTCAAGAATACATCTCCATCTACCAGAAACATCACAAATGA